In the Staphylococcus sp. IVB6240 genome, one interval contains:
- the clpB gene encoding ATP-dependent chaperone ClpB, producing the protein MDINQMTHSIQNALQKAIESTQTYQLTNIETEAVLKAVLEADESLYKTILERAEIDTEALAKAYDKKLTQYPKVTGDNVQYGQYLSPKTNTLFNKAEQHMKAYDDQFISMEHMLLAAMEVDETTASFVEYKEQVIKEIIKKVRGGNHVTTQNPEVNYEALPKYGRDLVEEVRKGNMDPVIGRDEEIRNTIRILSRKTKNNPVLIGEPGVGKTAIVEGLAQRIVKKDVPDSLLDKTVFELDLSALVAGAKYRGEFEERLKAVLKEVKDSDGRILLFIDEIHMLVGAGKTDGAMDAGNMLKPMLARGELHCIGATTLNEYREYIEKDSALERRFQKVNVKEPNIDDTISILRGLKERYEVHHGVRIQDRALVAAAELSDRYITDRFLPDKAIDLVDQASATIRTEMGSNPTELDQANRRVMQLEIEENALKKESDEASRVRLQELQEELAEEKEKQAQLQARVEQEKEKIAKVQEKRAELDESRKALEDAENNYDLETAAVLQHGKIPQLEKELKELEAAFQETQGEDSDRIIREVVTDEEIGEIVSQWTGIPVSKLVETEREKLLNLSDILHQRVVGQDRAVDLVSDAVVRARAGIKDPSRPIGSFLFLGPTGVGKTELAKSLASTLFDSEKHMIRIDMSEYMEKHAVSRLIGAPPGYVGHDEGGQLTEAVRRNPYSVILLDEVEKAHTDVFNVLLQILDEGRLTDSKGRSVDFKNTIIIMTSNIGSQILLENVKNEGAITEETEKAVMQSLNAYFKPEILNRMDDIVLFRPLSVDDMQMIVDKILTNLNMRLMDQRITLDLTDEAKKWMGETAYEPEYGARPLKRFVQRHVETPLARLIIKDNLQEGTHVHGYLQDSAIHFDINKPLEKE; encoded by the coding sequence TTGGATATTAATCAGATGACGCATTCTATACAAAATGCTTTACAAAAAGCGATTGAATCAACACAAACTTATCAATTAACAAATATTGAAACAGAAGCTGTACTGAAAGCAGTTCTTGAAGCAGATGAGAGTTTATACAAAACAATTTTAGAACGTGCAGAAATAGATACAGAGGCACTTGCCAAAGCATACGATAAAAAATTAACACAATATCCTAAAGTAACCGGCGATAATGTTCAGTACGGACAATATTTATCGCCAAAGACAAATACATTATTTAATAAAGCAGAACAACATATGAAAGCATATGATGATCAATTCATCTCTATGGAACACATGTTGTTAGCTGCGATGGAAGTAGACGAAACAACCGCATCGTTCGTTGAATATAAAGAACAAGTGATTAAAGAAATTATAAAAAAAGTCAGAGGGGGAAACCATGTGACAACACAAAATCCTGAAGTGAACTATGAAGCATTACCAAAATATGGACGTGATTTAGTAGAAGAAGTACGTAAGGGCAACATGGATCCGGTTATTGGTCGTGACGAAGAAATTCGTAACACAATTCGTATTTTAAGCCGTAAAACCAAAAACAACCCTGTCTTAATCGGTGAACCAGGTGTTGGTAAAACAGCGATTGTAGAAGGCCTTGCACAACGTATCGTGAAAAAAGATGTACCGGATTCTTTACTTGATAAAACAGTTTTCGAACTCGATTTAAGCGCCTTAGTAGCAGGGGCTAAGTATCGTGGTGAATTTGAAGAACGACTCAAAGCAGTCTTAAAAGAAGTGAAAGATTCAGATGGTCGTATCTTACTATTCATTGATGAAATTCATATGCTTGTTGGTGCAGGAAAAACAGATGGTGCAATGGATGCCGGAAATATGTTAAAACCAATGCTTGCACGTGGTGAATTGCATTGCATTGGGGCAACAACTTTGAATGAATATCGTGAATACATCGAGAAAGATTCAGCATTAGAACGTCGTTTCCAAAAAGTAAATGTAAAAGAGCCAAATATTGACGACACTATTTCAATTTTACGTGGTTTAAAAGAACGTTATGAAGTGCACCATGGTGTACGCATTCAAGACCGTGCGTTAGTCGCAGCAGCGGAATTATCAGATCGCTACATTACAGATCGCTTTTTACCAGATAAAGCGATTGACCTTGTAGACCAAGCTTCTGCTACGATTCGCACAGAAATGGGATCAAACCCAACAGAACTGGACCAAGCTAATCGTCGTGTGATGCAATTAGAAATTGAAGAAAATGCATTGAAAAAAGAATCTGATGAAGCAAGTCGTGTACGTCTGCAAGAACTTCAAGAAGAATTAGCGGAAGAAAAAGAAAAACAAGCCCAACTACAAGCACGCGTTGAGCAAGAAAAAGAAAAAATTGCGAAAGTCCAAGAAAAACGTGCAGAGTTGGATGAAAGCCGTAAAGCATTAGAAGATGCGGAAAATAACTATGACCTTGAAACAGCAGCTGTATTACAACATGGTAAAATCCCACAATTGGAAAAAGAGCTAAAAGAATTAGAAGCAGCTTTCCAAGAAACACAAGGTGAAGATAGCGACCGTATCATTCGAGAAGTCGTAACAGATGAGGAAATTGGAGAAATTGTTAGTCAATGGACAGGTATTCCAGTATCAAAATTAGTAGAAACAGAACGAGAAAAACTGTTGAACTTATCGGATATTCTTCATCAACGTGTTGTAGGTCAAGATCGTGCGGTTGATCTAGTATCAGATGCGGTTGTACGTGCCAGAGCAGGTATTAAAGATCCAAGTCGTCCAATCGGTTCATTCTTATTCTTAGGGCCTACAGGTGTCGGTAAAACAGAACTTGCAAAATCACTCGCATCGACATTGTTTGATTCTGAAAAACATATGATTCGTATTGATATGAGTGAATATATGGAAAAACACGCTGTCTCTCGTTTAATCGGTGCGCCTCCAGGTTATGTAGGACATGATGAAGGAGGACAATTGACAGAAGCGGTTAGACGTAATCCTTACTCAGTCATCTTATTGGATGAAGTAGAAAAAGCACATACAGATGTCTTTAATGTCTTATTACAAATTTTAGATGAAGGACGTTTAACAGATTCTAAAGGCCGTAGTGTAGACTTTAAAAATACCATTATCATTATGACAAGTAATATCGGTTCACAAATTTTATTAGAAAATGTTAAAAATGAAGGTGCAATCACTGAAGAAACAGAAAAAGCAGTGATGCAAAGTTTAAATGCTTACTTCAAACCGGAAATCTTAAACCGTATGGATGATATTGTATTATTCCGTCCGTTATCAGTAGATGATATGCAAATGATCGTTGATAAAATCTTAACAAACTTAAATATGCGATTAATGGATCAACGTATTACATTAGATTTAACTGATGAGGCGAAAAAATGGATGGGTGAAACAGCATATGAACCAGAGTATGGTGCACGTCCATTAAAACGATTTGTCCAACGTCATGTAGAAACACCATTGGCGCGCTTAATCATTAAAGATAACTTGCAAGAGGGTACGCATGTACACGGTTATTTACAAGATAGTGCCATTCACTTTGATATCAATAAACCATTAGAAAAAGAATAA
- a CDS encoding 5'-nucleotidase, lipoprotein e(P4) family yields MNQWTKTSAVLLALGLVTTSVPHDAQAGSDVAVQQQQMTEEDATAQLASQNMMGVAWYQNSAEAKALYAQGYNSAKEALDEHIKKHKGGKKLAIALDIDETVLDNSPYQAYNTLQGASFPDGWHEWVQSAQAKPVYGAKDFLKYADEHDVEIFYVSDRSHEEDLQATIKNLKQQGLPQADEAHVLLKKEGEHGKTERRDRIKTEYRLVQLFGDNLLDFDEPKAATPEGRETFVKQHEDDFGSRYIIFPNPMYGSWEATLYNNDYSISAEQKSELRQSSITYFDPETQQLKQGAVK; encoded by the coding sequence ATGAATCAATGGACAAAAACTTCAGCGGTACTTTTGGCGTTAGGTCTTGTGACAACATCTGTACCACATGATGCACAAGCTGGAAGTGATGTCGCCGTACAACAGCAGCAAATGACTGAGGAAGATGCAACAGCACAATTAGCTTCACAAAATATGATGGGCGTGGCTTGGTATCAAAATTCTGCTGAAGCTAAGGCACTATATGCACAAGGTTACAATTCAGCGAAAGAAGCACTAGATGAACACATCAAAAAGCATAAAGGTGGGAAAAAGCTGGCTATTGCTTTAGATATTGATGAAACAGTATTAGATAACTCACCATACCAAGCATATAATACGTTGCAAGGTGCATCATTCCCTGATGGTTGGCATGAATGGGTACAATCAGCACAAGCAAAACCTGTTTATGGGGCAAAAGATTTCTTGAAATATGCAGATGAGCACGATGTAGAAATTTTTTATGTCTCAGATCGTTCTCATGAAGAAGACCTTCAAGCAACGATTAAAAACTTAAAACAACAAGGTTTACCACAAGCTGATGAAGCACATGTATTGCTTAAAAAAGAAGGGGAACATGGCAAAACAGAACGCCGTGATCGCATTAAAACAGAATATCGCCTTGTACAATTATTCGGTGACAACTTGTTAGATTTTGATGAGCCGAAAGCAGCGACACCTGAAGGACGTGAAACATTCGTAAAACAACATGAAGATGATTTTGGTAGCAGATATATCATCTTCCCGAATCCAATGTACGGTAGCTGGGAAGCCACTTTATACAACAACGACTACAGCATCAGCGCTGAGCAAAAATCTGAATTACGTCAATCATCCATTACTTACTTTGACCCAGAAACACAACAGTTGAAACAAGGTGCAGTTAAATAA
- a CDS encoding YjzD family protein yields MKYVITFIWAVVLFEMVNFVLNSLGGGGPLNVVTPIALAAFVFVIILILDTAGSTPNNHSTESH; encoded by the coding sequence ATGAAATATGTCATTACGTTTATCTGGGCTGTTGTATTATTCGAGATGGTGAACTTCGTATTAAATAGCTTAGGCGGTGGCGGACCACTTAACGTAGTCACACCTATCGCGCTAGCTGCTTTTGTTTTTGTCATTATCTTAATTTTAGATACAGCTGGATCAACACCAAACAACCATTCAACTGAATCACATTAA
- a CDS encoding beta-ketoacyl-ACP synthase III has product MNVGIKGFGAYVPENVVDNHYFEAYLDTSDEWISQMTGIKERRWANKEQDTSDLAYEASVRAIEDAGIKPEDVDMVIVATSTGDHRFPTVANKLQERLGLSKVASMDQLAACTGFMYSIVTARAFILSGDYKNILVVGAEKLSKITDLNDRGTAILFGDGAGAAIIGEVSGNRGILSYELGSDGIGGKYLYQEQETDLIRMNGREVFKFAVRVMGDSSARVVEKAELTADDVDMFIPHQANIRIMESARERLGLSKEKMSVSVDKYGNTSAASIPLSIGQELENGRIKDDDILVLVGFGGGLTWGSIVIRWGK; this is encoded by the coding sequence ATGAATGTAGGAATTAAAGGATTTGGCGCTTATGTTCCAGAGAATGTTGTTGATAATCATTATTTTGAAGCATATCTGGATACATCAGATGAATGGATTTCACAAATGACAGGCATAAAAGAACGTCGCTGGGCAAATAAAGAACAAGATACATCAGACCTCGCATATGAAGCGAGCGTGAGAGCAATAGAAGATGCAGGTATAAAACCGGAAGATGTGGACATGGTTATTGTTGCAACATCAACAGGTGATCATCGTTTTCCAACAGTTGCAAATAAGTTACAAGAACGTTTAGGATTGTCCAAAGTAGCATCTATGGACCAACTTGCTGCGTGTACAGGATTTATGTATAGCATTGTGACTGCAAGAGCGTTTATACTATCAGGAGATTATAAAAATATTTTAGTTGTAGGCGCAGAAAAGCTATCTAAAATTACAGACTTAAATGATCGTGGTACAGCTATTTTATTTGGTGATGGTGCAGGGGCTGCTATTATTGGTGAAGTGTCTGGTAACCGTGGTATCCTAAGCTATGAATTGGGTTCAGATGGTATCGGTGGCAAATACTTATACCAAGAACAAGAAACAGACTTAATTCGCATGAATGGTCGAGAAGTCTTTAAGTTTGCTGTACGTGTGATGGGAGATTCCTCAGCACGTGTCGTAGAAAAGGCTGAACTGACTGCAGATGATGTCGATATGTTTATTCCACACCAAGCGAATATCCGTATTATGGAGTCAGCACGCGAACGATTAGGTTTATCAAAAGAAAAAATGAGCGTATCCGTAGATAAATATGGGAATACCTCTGCTGCATCCATCCCGCTAAGCATTGGTCAAGAATTAGAAAATGGCCGTATTAAAGATGATGATATATTAGTATTAGTAGGTTTTGGTGGCGGCCTTACGTGGGGTTCTATCGTGATTCGCTGGGGAAAATAA
- the fabF gene encoding beta-ketoacyl-ACP synthase II has protein sequence MTKKQRVVVTGLGALSPIGNDVPTMWQNALNGVNGIDKITRIDTEPFQVHIGGELKDFNIEDHIPKKEARKMSRFTQYAVVAARQAVADAQLKIDESNADRIGVWIGSGIGGMETFEESYEQLKKRGPRRVSPFFVPMLIPDMATGQVSIDLGAKGPNGSTVTACATATNSIGEAFKFIERGDADAMIAGGTEAPITNMSIAGFSASRALSTNNDPETACRPFQEGRDGFIMSEGAGIVVLESLESAQARGAKIYAEVVGYGSTGDAHHITAPGPDGEGGARAMKMALDDADITPDRVQYLNAHGTSTPIGDLFEIKAIKTTFGDAAKQLKISSTKSMTGHLLGATGGIEAIFSVLSIRDGKIAPTIHANAMDPEIDLDITPNEAVDHDITHAMSNSLGFGGHNAVLVFKKFEQ, from the coding sequence ATGACAAAGAAACAACGTGTCGTAGTGACAGGATTAGGAGCATTATCACCTATTGGCAATGATGTGCCAACGATGTGGCAAAATGCATTAAATGGTGTGAATGGTATTGATAAGATTACACGTATTGATACGGAGCCATTTCAAGTTCATATCGGTGGGGAACTAAAAGATTTTAACATTGAAGATCATATTCCAAAAAAGGAAGCACGCAAAATGTCACGCTTTACACAATACGCAGTTGTAGCAGCACGTCAAGCAGTTGCAGATGCTCAATTGAAAATCGATGAATCAAATGCTGATCGTATAGGTGTTTGGATTGGTTCAGGTATTGGTGGTATGGAGACATTTGAAGAATCATATGAGCAATTGAAAAAGCGTGGACCGAGACGTGTAAGCCCATTCTTCGTACCTATGTTAATTCCAGATATGGCAACTGGACAAGTATCGATAGATCTTGGTGCAAAAGGGCCAAATGGTTCTACCGTAACGGCTTGTGCAACAGCAACAAACTCAATTGGAGAAGCATTTAAATTTATCGAGCGTGGCGATGCGGACGCAATGATCGCAGGTGGTACAGAAGCACCAATTACAAATATGTCTATTGCAGGATTCAGTGCAAGTCGTGCACTCTCAACAAACAATGATCCCGAAACAGCATGCCGTCCATTCCAAGAGGGACGCGATGGTTTTATTATGAGTGAAGGTGCAGGCATTGTTGTATTAGAATCATTAGAGTCTGCACAAGCACGTGGTGCAAAAATTTATGCTGAAGTTGTTGGCTATGGATCAACGGGTGATGCACATCATATTACAGCGCCAGGACCAGACGGTGAAGGTGGTGCCCGTGCGATGAAAATGGCACTCGATGATGCAGACATCACACCGGATCGAGTACAATATTTAAATGCACATGGTACAAGTACACCAATTGGCGATTTATTCGAAATCAAAGCGATTAAAACAACATTTGGTGATGCAGCTAAGCAATTAAAAATCAGTTCTACCAAATCAATGACAGGTCATCTATTAGGTGCGACTGGCGGGATTGAAGCCATCTTCTCTGTACTCTCAATTCGAGACGGGAAAATTGCACCAACCATTCATGCTAATGCAATGGACCCAGAAATTGATTTAGATATCACGCCGAATGAGGCAGTAGATCATGATATTACCCACGCAATGAGTAATAGTTTAGGTTTTGGTGGACATAACGCAGTACTAGTCTTTAAAAAATTTGAACAATAA
- a CDS encoding DUF3899 domain-containing protein produces MKRFNINTLIYILMTPAITFLIWLTGTHTWVHFINTFFTLSIITLILLFMLLLVQEGIFDVTSYGFRKFRYQLMRKKHREMYEEDEFYNPKSPKREYYVVQPWIKPALLVNTVYLILSFILAFTLG; encoded by the coding sequence ATGAAGCGATTTAATATTAATACTTTAATATACATATTGATGACCCCAGCCATTACTTTTCTCATTTGGTTAACTGGTACACATACATGGGTCCACTTTATCAATACATTCTTTACATTATCTATCATCACTCTCATTTTGCTTTTCATGTTACTACTAGTCCAAGAAGGGATTTTTGATGTAACAAGTTATGGTTTTAGAAAGTTTCGCTATCAACTTATGCGTAAGAAACATCGTGAAATGTACGAGGAAGATGAGTTTTACAACCCCAAATCACCAAAACGTGAATATTATGTGGTTCAACCCTGGATTAAACCCGCACTACTTGTGAATACAGTGTATTTAATTCTTTCTTTTATTTTGGCATTTACGTTAGGTTAA
- the opp3b gene encoding oligopeptide ABC transporter permease produces the protein MLKYTLKRLLYMVISLVIIISITFFLMKLMPGSPFNDEKLSEEQKIVLNEKYGLNDPLPVQYANYMANVVKGDFGNSFQYDGQPVWELIQPRLIPSLQMGLIAMAIGVVLGVVLGVIAATRQNTWVDYLATLISVIAISVPSFVLAVLLQYLFAVKLQWFPVAGWEGISTAVLPSLALSAVVLATVARYIRAEMIEVLSSDYILLARAKGNSTYAVLFKHALRNALIPVVTILVPMLASILTGTLTIENIFGVPGLGDQFVRSITTNDFSVIMAITLLFSTLFIVSIFLVDVLYGLIDPRIRVQGGKK, from the coding sequence ATGCTTAAATATACACTTAAGCGCTTGCTGTATATGGTGATTTCATTAGTGATTATCATTTCAATTACCTTTTTCCTAATGAAATTAATGCCAGGTTCACCATTCAATGATGAGAAGTTGAGTGAAGAGCAAAAAATAGTCCTGAATGAAAAATATGGGCTGAATGATCCACTACCTGTGCAATATGCGAATTATATGGCAAATGTTGTGAAAGGGGATTTTGGGAATTCGTTCCAATATGATGGACAACCTGTATGGGAATTGATTCAACCAAGGTTAATTCCATCACTCCAAATGGGTCTGATAGCGATGGCAATCGGTGTCGTATTAGGTGTTGTATTGGGAGTAATAGCAGCAACAAGGCAAAACACCTGGGTCGATTATTTAGCGACACTCATCTCGGTTATCGCAATTTCGGTACCATCATTCGTACTTGCTGTGTTACTTCAATATCTTTTCGCAGTTAAGTTACAATGGTTCCCGGTTGCAGGTTGGGAAGGTATATCAACAGCTGTCTTACCTTCACTTGCATTATCAGCGGTTGTTCTTGCAACAGTCGCACGTTATATTCGAGCAGAAATGATAGAAGTGTTGAGTTCAGATTACATATTATTGGCGCGAGCAAAGGGGAATTCAACATACGCAGTCTTATTTAAACATGCACTCAGAAATGCATTGATTCCAGTTGTCACAATCCTAGTTCCGATGTTAGCGAGCATTTTAACAGGTACATTAACGATTGAAAATATATTCGGGGTACCCGGACTAGGGGATCAATTCGTTCGTTCGATCACAACGAATGACTTTTCTGTAATTATGGCGATTACGTTATTGTTCAGTACATTGTTTATCGTTTCAATTTTCCTTGTCGATGTACTTTACGGATTAATCGATCCACGTATTCGTGTACAAGGGGGTAAAAAATAA
- the opp3C gene encoding oligopeptide ABC transporter permease, with the protein MTKDLHHLPKDDPSGATMAQTTGVMHEDFVRTGTPDLDQQALQREGRTFWQDAWTQLTHNKLAVVGMIGLLIILLLALIGPLLNSHGYAEQDVERRNLPPKVAVLDKVPFLPFDGSGVEGNAYENAKVKENFWFGTDQLGRDLWTRTWKGAQVSLFIGFVAAVLDIFIGVIYGAISGYFGGRVDDVMQRIIEIISSIPTLIVVILFVLIFEPSIWTIILAMTITGWIGMSRVVRGEFLKLKNQEFVLASRTLGTSDLKLIFKHILPNTLGAIIVTSMFTVPNAIFFEAFLSFIGIGVPAPQSSLGSLVNEGRAMLLIHPHELFIPALILSLLILFFYLFSDGLRDAFDPKMRK; encoded by the coding sequence ATGACGAAAGATTTACATCATTTACCAAAAGATGATCCATCAGGTGCAACAATGGCTCAAACAACAGGTGTGATGCATGAAGATTTCGTACGTACAGGCACACCAGACCTTGATCAACAGGCATTACAACGTGAAGGACGTACGTTTTGGCAAGATGCATGGACACAATTGACACACAACAAGCTTGCAGTTGTCGGAATGATTGGGCTATTAATTATCTTACTATTAGCTTTGATTGGACCTTTATTGAATAGTCATGGTTATGCAGAACAAGATGTAGAACGTCGTAATTTACCACCCAAAGTTGCTGTTCTTGATAAAGTACCATTTCTTCCATTTGACGGTTCAGGTGTAGAAGGAAATGCATATGAGAATGCAAAAGTAAAAGAAAACTTCTGGTTTGGGACAGACCAATTAGGTCGTGACCTTTGGACGCGTACTTGGAAAGGTGCGCAAGTATCATTATTCATCGGTTTTGTCGCAGCTGTTCTTGATATCTTTATCGGTGTCATATACGGAGCGATTTCCGGATATTTCGGTGGTCGTGTAGATGACGTGATGCAGCGTATTATCGAAATTATTTCATCTATTCCGACATTGATTGTCGTGATCCTCTTCGTATTAATTTTCGAACCATCGATTTGGACAATTATTTTAGCGATGACCATCACAGGATGGATCGGCATGAGCCGTGTTGTTCGTGGAGAATTCTTAAAATTGAAAAACCAAGAATTCGTATTAGCATCACGCACACTCGGAACATCAGACTTAAAATTAATTTTTAAACATATCTTACCGAATACATTAGGTGCAATTATCGTAACATCAATGTTTACAGTACCAAATGCCATCTTCTTCGAGGCATTCTTGAGCTTTATCGGTATTGGGGTACCAGCACCACAATCTTCACTAGGTTCATTAGTAAATGAAGGTCGTGCGATGCTACTGATTCACCCTCATGAACTATTTATTCCAGCACTTATTTTAAGTTTATTAATTTTATTTTTCTATTTATTCAGTGACGGTCTACGCGATGCATTCGACCCTAAAATGCGTAAATAA
- a CDS encoding ABC transporter ATP-binding protein, translating to MSEHILEVKDLHVSFDITAGEVQAVRGVDFYLDKGETLAIVGESGSGKSVTTKAITKLFQGPTGKIKKGQILFDGEDLTQKSEKELMKLRGKEISMIFQDPMTSLNPTMKIGKQVMEPIIKHIGLSKADAKKRAIELLKLVGLKNVEKRFNAYPHQFSGGQRQRIVIALALACEPKILIADEPTTALDVTMQAQILDLMKELQQKIDTAIIFITHDLGVVANVADRVAVMYGGQMIETGNVDEIFYDPRHPYTWGLLSSMPDLETEEDTELLAIPGTPPDLVHPPKGDAFAARSEYALAIDFKEAPPWFSVSPTHFVRSWLLDERAPVVDPPPIVKRKQREMPNNFDKPERVERVSF from the coding sequence ATGTCTGAACATATTTTAGAAGTGAAGGACTTGCATGTTTCCTTTGATATTACGGCAGGGGAAGTGCAAGCAGTTCGTGGTGTGGATTTCTATTTAGATAAAGGGGAAACATTAGCGATTGTAGGTGAATCTGGCTCTGGTAAGTCAGTGACAACAAAAGCAATTACAAAGTTGTTCCAAGGTCCGACAGGTAAAATTAAAAAAGGACAAATTTTATTTGATGGCGAGGATTTAACGCAGAAATCAGAAAAAGAATTAATGAAGTTGCGTGGGAAAGAGATCTCAATGATTTTCCAAGATCCAATGACGTCATTAAACCCTACAATGAAAATTGGTAAGCAAGTGATGGAGCCAATTATTAAGCATATCGGTTTAAGCAAAGCAGACGCTAAAAAACGTGCGATTGAATTATTAAAGTTAGTTGGTTTAAAAAATGTAGAAAAACGTTTTAATGCCTACCCACATCAATTTTCAGGTGGACAACGTCAACGTATCGTTATCGCTTTAGCATTAGCATGTGAACCTAAAATTTTAATTGCCGATGAACCAACAACAGCACTTGATGTAACGATGCAGGCACAAATTTTAGATTTGATGAAGGAACTCCAACAAAAGATTGATACAGCAATTATATTCATCACGCATGACTTAGGTGTGGTTGCGAATGTAGCCGATCGTGTTGCTGTCATGTATGGTGGACAAATGATTGAAACAGGGAATGTGGATGAGATTTTCTATGATCCACGCCATCCATACACTTGGGGCTTATTGTCATCGATGCCTGATTTAGAAACAGAAGAGGATACGGAATTATTAGCGATTCCTGGGACACCACCTGACTTGGTGCATCCACCTAAGGGAGATGCTTTTGCAGCGAGAAGTGAATACGCATTAGCGATTGACTTCAAAGAGGCGCCACCATGGTTTAGTGTCTCTCCAACACATTTTGTACGTTCATGGTTGCTGGATGAGCGCGCACCAGTGGTTGATCCACCACCGATTGTAAAACGAAAACAGCGTGAGATGCCGAATAATTTCGACAAACCAGAACGTGTAGAAAGGGTGTCGTTTTAA
- a CDS encoding ABC transporter ATP-binding protein — MGNREKLVEVQNLKQYFNVGKPNEVRAIDDISFDIYKGETFGLVGESGSGKSTTGKAIIKLNDVTDGKVLYEGVNIQEIKNRKELLKFNKKIQMIFQDPYASLNPRLKVMDIVAEGIDIHGLASDRRDRKKRVYDLLETVGLRKSHANRYPHEFSGGQRQRIGIARALAVEPEFIIADEPISALDVSIQAQVVNLMQKLKRERNITFLFIAHDLSMVKYISDRIAVMHLGRIVEIGTADQIYNNPVHPYTQSLLSAVPQPDPETERTRKRIAYKHDPSKNDARTLHEVAPDHLVFATEEELEKFQADYQKERV, encoded by the coding sequence ATGGGAAACAGGGAGAAACTTGTAGAAGTACAAAACTTGAAACAATACTTTAATGTTGGTAAACCAAATGAAGTACGCGCGATTGACGATATTTCATTTGATATTTATAAAGGGGAAACATTTGGCCTTGTTGGCGAATCAGGTTCTGGGAAATCAACAACAGGAAAAGCGATTATTAAATTAAACGATGTGACAGATGGTAAGGTGCTTTACGAAGGGGTTAATATACAAGAAATCAAAAATCGCAAAGAGTTATTGAAATTTAATAAAAAAATTCAAATGATTTTCCAAGATCCATATGCATCATTGAATCCACGTTTAAAAGTGATGGATATTGTTGCGGAAGGGATTGATATACACGGACTTGCCTCTGATCGTCGAGATCGAAAAAAGCGTGTATATGACTTATTAGAAACGGTGGGACTACGAAAAAGTCACGCGAACCGTTATCCACATGAGTTTTCAGGTGGTCAGCGTCAACGTATCGGTATTGCGCGTGCCCTTGCTGTTGAACCAGAGTTTATCATTGCCGATGAACCCATTTCTGCACTAGACGTATCGATTCAAGCACAAGTTGTCAATTTAATGCAGAAGTTAAAACGTGAACGTAATATTACGTTTTTATTCATCGCACATGATCTCTCAATGGTGAAGTACATATCAGATAGAATTGCGGTCATGCACCTCGGCCGTATTGTTGAGATTGGTACCGCAGATCAAATCTACAACAATCCAGTGCATCCATATACACAATCATTGTTATCAGCCGTACCACAGCCTGATCCAGAAACAGAGCGAACAAGAAAGCGTATTGCTTACAAGCATGATCCAAGCAAAAATGATGCGCGCACGTTACATGAAGTGGCGCCTGATCATTTAGTGTTTGCGACTGAAGAAGAACTCGAAAAGTTTCAGGCAGATTATCAAAAAGAACGTGTATAA